The proteins below come from a single Acinonyx jubatus isolate Ajub_Pintada_27869175 chromosome A1, VMU_Ajub_asm_v1.0, whole genome shotgun sequence genomic window:
- the HAVCR2 gene encoding hepatitis A virus cellular receptor 2 isoform X1, producing the protein MVSQLSFDCVLLLLPLITRSLEGEYVVEVGQNAVLPCTYSPATPENLVPVCWGKGSCPMFECHSMVLSTDGRNLKYQTSNRYQLKRNFHKGDVSLTIENVTLADSGTYCCRIQFPGLMNDKKSNLELVIKPAKVTPARPTCRDFGTAFPRMLTTKGYGSETRTLEGLHDKNQTQIPTLANALQDSAVTTRIGIYIGVGISAGLTLILIIAALILTWYSYSKEKLQNSSLVTLANVAPSGLANTVAEGMHSEENIYIIEENIYEMEDPYEYYCYVSSEQLS; encoded by the exons ATGGTTTCACAACTTTCCTTTGACTGtgtcctgctgctgctgccactaaTCACAA GGTCTTTGGAAGGGGAATACGTAGTTGAAGTGGGTCAGAATGCTGTTCTGCCCTGCACCTACTCTCCAGCCACTCCTGAGAATCTTGTGCCTGTCTGCTGGGGCAAGGGATCCTGTCCTATGTTTGAATGTCATAGTATGGTGCTCAGCACAGATGGAAGGAACTTGAAATATCAGACATCCAACAGATACCAGCTAAAGAGGAATTTCCACAAAGGAGATGTGTCCTTGACTATAGAGAATGTGACTCTAGCTGACAGTGGGACCTATTGCTGCCGGATTCAATTCCCAGGCCTAATGAATGATAAAAAATCAAACCTGGAGTTGGTCATCAAACCAG CCAAGGTCACCCCTGCTCGGCCTACATGCAGAGACTTCGGTACAGCCTTTCCAAGGATGCTCACCACCAAGGGATATGGCTCAG AGACACGGACACTGGAGGGCCTCCATGATAAAAATCAAACT CAAATACCCACATTGGCTAACGCACTACAAGACTCTGCTGTGACCACCAGAATAGGCATCTACATTGGAGTGGGGATCTCTGCTGGGCTGACTCTCATTCTTATCATTGCTGCTTTAATTCTCACAT GGTATTCTTATAGCAAAGAGAAGTTACAGAATTCAAG CCTGGTCACTTTGGCCAACGTCGCTCCCTCAGGGTTAGCAAATACAGTAGCAGAAGGAATGCACTCGGAGGAAAACATCTATATCATTGAGGAGAACATATATGAAATGGAAGATCCATATGAATACTACTGCTATGTCAGCAGCGAGCAACTATCCTGA
- the HAVCR2 gene encoding hepatitis A virus cellular receptor 2 isoform X2, protein MVSQLSFDCVLLLLPLITRSLEGEYVVEVGQNAVLPCTYSPATPENLVPVCWGKGSCPMFECHSMVLSTDGRNLKYQTSNRYQLKRNFHKGDVSLTIENVTLADSGTYCCRIQFPGLMNDKKSNLELVIKPETRTLEGLHDKNQTQIPTLANALQDSAVTTRIGIYIGVGISAGLTLILIIAALILTWYSYSKEKLQNSSLVTLANVAPSGLANTVAEGMHSEENIYIIEENIYEMEDPYEYYCYVSSEQLS, encoded by the exons ATGGTTTCACAACTTTCCTTTGACTGtgtcctgctgctgctgccactaaTCACAA GGTCTTTGGAAGGGGAATACGTAGTTGAAGTGGGTCAGAATGCTGTTCTGCCCTGCACCTACTCTCCAGCCACTCCTGAGAATCTTGTGCCTGTCTGCTGGGGCAAGGGATCCTGTCCTATGTTTGAATGTCATAGTATGGTGCTCAGCACAGATGGAAGGAACTTGAAATATCAGACATCCAACAGATACCAGCTAAAGAGGAATTTCCACAAAGGAGATGTGTCCTTGACTATAGAGAATGTGACTCTAGCTGACAGTGGGACCTATTGCTGCCGGATTCAATTCCCAGGCCTAATGAATGATAAAAAATCAAACCTGGAGTTGGTCATCAAACCAG AGACACGGACACTGGAGGGCCTCCATGATAAAAATCAAACT CAAATACCCACATTGGCTAACGCACTACAAGACTCTGCTGTGACCACCAGAATAGGCATCTACATTGGAGTGGGGATCTCTGCTGGGCTGACTCTCATTCTTATCATTGCTGCTTTAATTCTCACAT GGTATTCTTATAGCAAAGAGAAGTTACAGAATTCAAG CCTGGTCACTTTGGCCAACGTCGCTCCCTCAGGGTTAGCAAATACAGTAGCAGAAGGAATGCACTCGGAGGAAAACATCTATATCATTGAGGAGAACATATATGAAATGGAAGATCCATATGAATACTACTGCTATGTCAGCAGCGAGCAACTATCCTGA